The Flavobacteriales bacterium sequence CAGGTAGACATTAGTATAATAAAAATGCAAGACATCGGTATAACTATAACCTAAATCCACCATATTCATGGCTCCTTCTTGCGACAACCCAACTCCATGTCCGAATCCATGTCCTTTTAATACAATGTTCTCCCCTTGATCTAGAATTGAAAAATAGGTACTTTTTAGCCTCCAGTCTTTTCTTATATCTGTTAACAAAATATGCGACTCCCAACCTGCTAGGTATTTTTTTCTATTTTTTTGATTGAAATGCGTCACTTTTTCTCTTGCAATAGAATCTTCAATCGGATATTCATATTTTTCTTTAAGGTAGCTTAACCACTTCTTTTTATTAATCGTTTTGGACCACCTGTAATTATTTTTTCCTACGGAAAAGGGATCTTTTTTACTTCTTAAATAGCTTACAGGTTTATTCCATACATTCTCACTATTTTCTGTTTGCCCCCCACTATTACTGTAAAATGCAGCCGTAATATACTTCATTTCGGAATCGACCAAAACTAACCCTTTAGTTTCTGCAATTGCTTCTTCCATTTTGGGATTCTGATAAAACTTACCAAAATACACCTGGCAATTTACCAAATCTGTCAACATAAATCCCTCGTGCAAAAATTTATTTTTATGTTTTAAAGCATAGGTTCTACTAATAATTGCTTGTACTTTGTAATATTCTTTTGATTGATAGTTTCCAGATTCTGACTCTAATACTCCAATTAAATATTGCTCTAGTGGAACGTGATTAATAAAAGTAAATATTCCATTAATCACTTTTACTTCTAAGTTTCCATAATAAATACGTCGTTTTGTAGACGGACTCATTGTTTGTATCCTAAAATATCCTTTAGGGTGAGTACGGTAAAAACTAATTTTATTGTACACCCCAATAGCGATATCATTTTGAGCTATTTTAACTTGATCTCCTAACCTTGAAATCACTATTTTGTCTGTTTCTGAGACTAATTGAACTGGAATTGTATCATCGGCTACTAGCTGATAATCAAACCCCTCATGTGAAAACACAGCTCTTTTTATAGTTATATTTCTATAGATACCAACAGCCAATACTTCTTCAGCATAACTATTAGAAACAAACAGAAACAGTATTATGATTACAGTTAAAAATTTCATTGGCAAGCAAAACTAAACTTTATATTCTAAACAGATAAACGCTTCTTTAACAAATTCTTAACAAGTGTTTTTTGAATTTAGCCTTTTGCAACTTTCAGCATTCCTTTAGCCGCATTTTTTGAAGCCCCAACTCCTCCACACAAAGCGGTTAACTTTTGATACGCTTGGAGTTGTTGTTCTCGAAAATCTCCTTTTAGAATCGCTTCAAAAGCTATGCCTAATTGCTCTTCATTTAATTCGCCTTGAATTAACTCTTTAACAACTTCGCGATTAAGGATTAAATTTACTAATGAAATGTATTGAATATTCACTAATCGTTTAGCGATATGATAGGAAATTGAACTGGTTTGATAACATACAACTTGAGGTACATTAAACAGTGCTGTTTCTAAAGTTGCAGTACCAGAAGTTACCAATGCTGCATGGGCATTGTTTAGTAAATTATAGGTATCATTGAAGATAATTTTTATCTCATGTTCCCCAATTACAGATTCATAGAAACTTTTTTCTAAGCCTGGGGCTCCCGCAATTACAAATTGATAATCCTTATAGTGATGAGCTACGGCCATCATTATGGGTAGTTTTTTGGTAATTTCTTGCTTTCTACTCCCCGGCAAAAGTGCTATTATTTGCTGTTGATTTAGGTGATATTTTTTATAGAAATCATTAGAGAGTAGAGCTTTGTTTTCACGAAAATCTTCTATCGCATCAATTAATGGATGTCCTACAAACTCCACCTCACAACCTCGTTCTTTATAAAATTCTTGTTCAAAAGGAAGAATAACAAACAGTCGGTCCACATCTCTTTTTATCTTTTCTATACGTTTCTCTTTCCAAGCCCAAACTGTAGGTGAGATATAATATAGGGTCTTAAAACCTTTGGCTTTTGCAAACTTTGCGATTCTTAAATTAAATCCTGGATAATCCACAAAAATAATGGCATCAGGTTGTTCCTCAATAATTTGTTGTTTACACAATTTAATATTTTTAAAAATGGTTCGAATATTTTTAACCACTTCTAAAAACCCCATGAATGCCAATTCTTTATAATGTTTTTTGATGGTCACTCCTTGCGCTGCCATTAAGTCTCCTCCCCACCCTGTAAAAGTTGAATCAGGTGAAAGTTTTTTTATTTCTTTCACTAAATTGGCTCCATGCAAATCGCCAGAAGCTTCCCCAGAAACTATAAAAAACTTCATAGACTAATCAGCTGTTAGGAAGAATGATAACGCTCCTAATATCAATGTAACTAACACCAATCCTTTCGCTGAGTTATCTGTTTTTATTCTAAAAAACAAAATGTAAAACAACAACATATTCGGCAACAATGAAAACACAATAATTTCCTTGTTCACTTGAAAATCTGCTGTTATAAAAATTCTCCAATACTGCTCTAAAGTAGATGCTGGTAATTTTACTTCTTTTGATAATAAGAAACCAAAAATTGGTAAAATCAATCCCGTTCCTATACCTACCCAAAAATTATTTATCCAAGATAATTGATATTTCATTGACATACGTTTCCTTATTTTTCTAGTTGTTCCTTAAGCCCTTGTATACAATCATAGGCCGTTAAATCATATTGAGTGGGAACGACCGATACATACTGATGGTCTAACGCCCACATATCCGTGTCTTCTCCTTCATCATAATTATGAAATTCTCCTGCTAACCAATAATAATTTTTCTTCAATGGATCTGCTCTTTCATCAAACGTATCATCCCAAAAAGCTCTTGCTTGCTTGCCTACTTTGATCCCTTTAATTTCTTCCAAAGGTAATTTAGGAATATTAACATTTAAACAAATTCCCTCTTTCATTGGATTATCCAAAGCATCTTTTACTATTTTTTTTACAAAATGTTGGGCAACAGAAAAATCAGCTTCTAGGCTGTAATCGAGTAATGAAAAGCCAATACTTGGAATTCCACTCAAAGCACCTTCGATTGCCGCTGACATGGTTCCTGAATACAGGACATTGGTTGAGACATTAGATCCATGATTAATCCCTGATAATATCAAATCTGGTTTTCTCTTTTCTTTGGCCAATTGATAGATTCCAATTTTGACACAATCGACAGGCGTTCCTGAACAGTTGTAGGCAACATGCTCACCAAAATAATGTGTACTGTGAATTCTCAAAGGATTATTGATCGTAATGGCATGCCCCATACCTGATTGAGGGCTATCAGGTGCTACAATCATAATTTCTCCAAATTCCTCTACAGCTTTAACCAACGCCATTATTCCTGGTGCTGTAAAACCATCATCGTTGGTGATTAATATTAGTGGTCTTTCCTGAGAATTATTCATTTTATTTTAATAATATAGATTAATTGTGTAAAAATAACTATTTGTATTTGATTTTGAGACTACTTTAGACATTACATTTGTATTTACTTTATAAAAAATGTTTATCCATATAATACAATATACTAAGAATGATACATAAACTCTTATTTACGATTGCTCTTTTAACGTCTTTTAACCTTCTTCTTGCTCAAGAAACTAAAACGGTTGATGCTAAAATTGATGAAGTTACGGTGTTTTTAAACGGTGCTGAAATCAAACGAAAAGCTACTGTTTCTGTCGACAAAGGAACGAATGAATTAAAATTTGTAGACTTATCTCCATATATTCAACCCAATAGCATTCAAGTCAAAGCGAACAACAAGGCCTTGACTATTGTTTCGGTTAACCATGAGATTAACTACCTAGAAAAGAAAAACATTGCTAAATCTCCAAAAGTTCAAGCAATCAATGACAGTATCGAAAACTTAGAATTCAAATTACAGATTAGACAGTCTTATGAGCGTGTTTACAATGAAGAAAAAAGTTTGTTACTAACCAATAAAAAAATGGGAGGAGCCAATACAGGCGTAGACATTGAAGACTTAATGGATGCTGCAGATTTTTACAGAGAGCGCCTAGCAAATATTGAAACAAAGCTATTGGATATTAAGAGAAATAAAAAAGAATTAAATGCTGCAATTGCCCGTTTAAAGAAACAACGTTCGTTGTATTATAATACGGTAAAAAACACTGGAGAGATTACTGTAAACCTTACAGCTTCTCAACGAGCTAGTGCTAAAATAGAACTTACTTTTGTTGTTAATCGTGCTGGTTGGGTTCCATTCTATGATATTCGTTCCAACAATTTAGAAGAACCTGTAGATTTAACTTACAAAGGGAAAGTTTACCAAAAAACCGGAAATGATTGGAACAATGTAAAAGTAAGGCTTTCTACAGGAAATCCATCTAATGATAATACGCAGCCTCAATTTTCTAAATGGTATTTACAATACTATACTGCTTATGCAAAAAACAACCGCTACAGTGGTAAACGTAAGAAGATAAATGCAGCTTATGCTCCTGCTCCATCCTACGACAAAGGTCAATATTTAGAAGAGGTTGAAATTGAAGATGATGAGCTTGATTTTGAAATTGCAAGTAACTCTCTTGCCAACTCTACAACAGTTACAGAAAGTACTGTTAACACCACCTTTGACATCGCATTGCCTTATACAATTAAAAGTGATGGAAAATCCAATTTAATAGCTATTCAGGAGTATGAATTACCTGTTAGTTATCAATACTACACGATGCCAAGAAAGGATCATGATGCCTTTTTATTATCCAATATTGTTGGATGGGGCGATTATAATTTATTGGCTGGTGATGCCAACATTTATTTCGAGAATACTTTTGTGGGGGAATCTTATTTAGAAACTGCTATTACCAATGATACGTTAAGTGTTTCAATGGGAAGAGATAAAAGTATTATTGTAACGCGTGAAAAAATTAAAGATTTTTGTAAAAACAGTACGTTAGGAGGTAATAAAAAATCGACTCGTGGTTATGAATTAACGATTCGAAATAATAAATCTCAAGCCATAGAAATTGAAGTAATAGATCAAATTCCTCTTTCTAAAATTAAAGAAATCGAAGTTGAATTAATTGAAAATAAAAAAGCTGAATATGATGAGAAAACAGGAAAGCTAACTTGGCGTTTAAAAATTCCAGCAAACTCTACAGAAACCGTTAGCTTTAAATTCTCTGTGAAGTACCCTAAAAACCAAACTATTAACAACCTATAAAACGATGCTTAAACTTTTCTTTTTCTTCCTGTTATCCCTAACTACCTTGACTAGTCTTGCACAAAACTGTTCTACATCAGCTGTCACTATTCTGGACCAAAGCATCAAAGAAACCAGTGGGTTAATCTTTTTTAACGGGAAACTTGTTACCCATAATGATTCTGGCGATAGCCCTAACCTTTATGAAATAGACACCATTACAGGTGCTGTTACAAGAACAGTTAGTATAACAAATGCTTCTAATGTTGACTGGGAAGATATTACACAAGATGATCACTACATTTATGTTGGTGATTTTGGGAATAACAATGGAAACCGAACTGATTTAATCATCTACAGAATAGCTAAAGCTGACTTTAATACACAAACTAATGTCACAGCAGATAGTATCGTTATTCAGTATGCTGACCAAACCAACTTTTCTGCTCAACCTAATGCCAATGACTATGACTGCGAAGCCATGATTGCTTATCAAGATAGTTTAATGTTATTTTCTAAAAATTGGCTGAATGAAAAAACCTATTTATATACTTTACCCAAAACACCCGGAAACTATAACTTAGTAAAACGTGATAGTTTTGATACTCAGGGGACCATTACTGGTGCAACCTACAATCCTAATACCAATGTTATTTTATTGATTGGTTATAAATCTACAACTCTTTCAAAATATTTATGGGAATTGGCTCAATTTCAAGGATATAATGTTTTGCAAGGAACGAACACAAAATGTAATGTAAGTCTTACAGGAAGTATTCAAATTGAAGCTATTGCTGTAAAAGGTGACTTCGACTACTTTATTTCATCTGAAGAAATTTCTTATGCAGGTATTACATTAGATACCTATTTATCTTCCTACAGCTATGGAGGTGTTTCTATTGATGAAAAGAAAAAGTTCTCTATAGAGCTCTTCCCTAACCCTGTTGACCATTACCTCAACTTTATTATTAGAAATATTTCAAACACGATTAAGCACAAGGTTAAAATCACCAATTCCATGGGGCAAACCATCTATGAAAATGATGCTATTACTACTCCACACAACAGTATTGATACTTCTAATTTTCCCAAAGGAGTTTACTTTATTTCTGTGACTTCTAAAGAAAACGCTATCACCCAATCATTTATTAAAAATTAATCGTTTATATATAATTTAAATTGAGCTAAGCACGCTGAGATTTCACAGTAACTTTGATACCTATGAATTTCCTAAAGAAATATTTGCCATATCTAAAAAACAAATACCTCATTTCAATCATTGTATTATTGACGGTATTATTGGTGATTGAGGATACAAATATTTTTAGTCTTTTCGAATTAAAATCTGACCTTAAAAAATTAAGAGAGGATAACATTCAAAAAGAAAAAGACATTGAAAACATCAAGCAGAAGACCTTAGAGTTAACCACCAACCCTGAAGCGTTAGAAAAATTTGCTCGAGAAAATTATAAAATGAAGAAAAAAGATGAAGTGATTTATCTTTTTGTTGACAAAGATTCCACAGAATTAGAATAAGAGATGTACGGTAAAGAAGAAGCTATAGCACTTCGTAAACTTTTTTGGACCAGTTTTGGAAAATATATTGGTCACAATAGAACAGCAAGTGGTCAAAAGGGTAAATGGTTGAATTATAAAACTGGAGTAAAAGATATCTACTTTAGGATGGATGTAGATAAGCGAACTGCAAAAGTTTGTATTGACATTCAACAAAATGATCCAGGAATTAGAGCGCTTTTCTTTGAACAATTTAAAGAGGTTAAAACTGTTTTTGAAGACATCACCAATACGAACGAATGGATTTGGCTTGACAATTACACCAACTCGTTTAACAAAGATATTAGTCGTATTTACGTTGAAATTGATGGGGTTAACCTTTATAATAAAGAAACTTGGAATATTATTTTTCCTTTTCTTTCTAAACACTTGATTGCTTTAGATGAATTTTGGGAAGAATTTAAAGACTTATTTAAACAATTAGAGAAATAATATTTCTTTAGGGATGATCAAAAAAATAAATTTTTAATCACCTTTTTGAGTTTAAATTAAAAAAATCATTATATTTGCAAACTCAAATTTGAAGGCGAGGTAGCTCAGTTGGTTAGAGCGCTGGATTCATAACCCAGAGGTCAGGAGTTCAAATCTCCTTCTCGCTACTAGATTTCAAAACAGAAAGGACTTCTAATAATATAGAGGTCCTTTTTTTGTTTAGTAAAATAAATAATAACAGATAAACATTAAAGATCAATACCTCTTTCAATAGTTAGTCCTAAAATTTCTACTAGCTCGGATTCATATCAGCCCTAGGCTGACAGGAGTTCAAATCTCCTTCTCGCTACTAGATTTCAAAACAGAAAGGACTTCTAATAATATAGAAGTCCTTTTTTTGTTAAAAAACTACTCCACTATGCAAGAATTTGTTACCTATATTCTATACTCAAATAAATTTAATAAAATTTATATTGGGTATTCTTCTAGCCTTATAAACAGGTTTTATTCTCATAATAAGTTAGCTACTAAAGGCTATACTATTAGATATAGACCTTGGGTAGTGATTTATGTTGACTTCTTTGAACAAAAAACAAAGGCTATTAAACATGAAAAATTTCTTAAATCAGGAAAAGGTAGAGATTGGATTAAAAATACATTGATTCCAAAATATCAACAGCTCGGATTCATATCAGCCCTAGGCTGACAGGAGTTCAAATCTCCTTCTCGCTACTACTATAAACATTGTAGTTTTAACAAAAAATGGCTTCTTTAAAAGAAACTATTTTTTGTTTGGAGTAAACATTAGCTCACTTTTTATACTTTGGAATACAGAAAAGTCACTTGTTTTCTCTACCATTTTTTATTGTTTATATAGTGCTTTTTCAAAACTTTTATATCTGCGTGGTCGCTTATTAAATTTGCTGCATCACCAAAATGATTTGCTAAAGAAGTTAAATAGGTCTTCCTTAAATTTTTTAGTTGTAATTCTTTGTCAATCCCAGTTAATTTCCAAAAATGAGTAAACGCTTTAGACACTTTATCAATTAAAGTTTTCCTTTTAGCAGAATCATTTGTAGCAATAAGGTACTTACCTGAATTCTTATTTTCTAAATAATCCAAAGAAAATTGATTATAAAATACGCAAGACTTCAATGAAATTGCTTCTCACTTCATGTAATACCATCTCATTTTTGGATTCATAATACATAAATAGTTTTATATTTAAATAAAATATAAATTATGAAAGCTACACTTTTATTCATTTTAGTATTGTTATCTGTTTCTTGTACAATAGATAAGAAAAAGGAAGAGCATGCAATAAAAAAAACTTATGAGAAATATAAGACTGCTATTTTAAACAAAGATGGAGACACTGCTAGTTCTTTTTTATCTATAAGCTCATTAGAATATCTGGACAATATTGTTTACAAAGCACTGTTTTTAGATTCTATTGAATTAATTGAAGAGCCAAATATCAATAAATTATATATACTATTTGCTAGAGCTAATTCTATTGATAAAGATATGCGAGGAAATAAACTTTTTTCCAAAATGATTAACTTAGGATTTATGGAATCAAATGGTTATGCTAATACTAGCATTAGTCATATAACTTTTTACAGCTCTTCTGCAAAAGCACAAGTAACTCAGAACGGTAAAGAAAAAGAGGGGCTCATATTAGAATATTTTAAAGAAAATAAAACTTGGAAATTAAATTTATTTTCAAAAAAATTCTTAAAAAATGTAAATTACCTTTTAGATAATCTGGCTAAGGAAAACGAAATGGATATTAATGATTTTTTAATTTCAGCAATTAATTTCAGCTTAAACAAAAATATTAATAGTAAAATTTGGCACCCTAAGTATAATTTAGATTCATAAGTATCAACAACAATCCCAATAAAAATAAGCATTAGAAAAGTCTTTAGCTATTACACTTTGCTTATTAAGAAAAACCTTCCTATGAATCTTGTAATACTTTAAGTTGTTGCTATCATGTTTTAATAGTACTTGGTATAGAAGCACAAGAAGAAAAATTATCGGAAGCCTATCTTGAAATCAACAAAGCTTCAAAATGTATTAAAAGTTATTTTAAAAAGAGCTCATAATTCTATATGATTTTATATTTTTGATTCAATAAAAACTATCTCAAATTATAAAAAAATGAAAAACCTTTTATCCCTTTCAATTTCAATTCTATTAATTAATATTTCTTTCTCACAGCAACATAGCGAACCGCTTGAGATTAAATATAATTTTAAGAGTAAAACCCTTAAATTAGATTCTAATAAAATAAAATCTATGGCTAAAGGTGACTTTTTCAAAGTCAAAATTGATAACATAAACCTTAATATTTATGGAGTTTCTTTAGAAAAGAATGATAGTACTTTATTTAAGGAGTTTAATACTTCTAATCTATTTAATTCTTATACTAACTTATCTTCTTTAGTTGATGGAATTATTAGTTCAGTTATTAGCATTCCCAAAAACGAAATTGATTCAAATAATAAAAAAAAGATTCAAAAACCTTCAGAATTAACAGGTATATCTAATTTTTATTCTGTTAAGTTGCTTAGTTTTGGATTTTTGATTAAGAATATAGCATCAGATATCGATAGTTTAGCTATTAAAACAAACATGGATATTAAAAGGTCAAAAGTCCTATATTCAATAGAAAAAAATGATCCAAACAAAAAAATAGACATTAAATATATTGATAAATATCACGCCAAAATAATAGAGTTTAAAGATTCTTTAGAGTCTATTGGCAAAGGAATTTCTTCAATCTCAAACAAACTAATAAAAATAAAAGACTCATTATCAAAAATTGACTCTTCTAAGTACATTAAAACTGTTAATGATTTTAATACACTAAGTACTGCTGTTTCAAAATTACAAGTTAATTTATCTTCTGAAAATGTAAATAAGACACTTAATACTTTATATGATATTATTAATAATTCAAGTGGTAAATATGAAACATTACCTATTCAAATGACAGATGATTTTACTACTTTGAATCTAAAAATAACACCTTTAGACTCTGGTAGTCGCTTACCTTCTTATAACACTAAAATAGCTTTTCCATTACAAAGAGACTTTTATTTCTCTGTTGGAACTGGTGTTTATCATGCAGGATTAAATGATTCAGTATATTCTGTAATTGGACAGAATGAAAATGACTCTGTAAATAGCTATAGATTAATTAACGAACGAAGTAATAATTTTGAATTAGGAGCAAATATTATGTTACAAGGTGGATATATATTCTGTCGAAAGAATAATATTAATATAGGTGTTCATGCTTCTTTAGGAACAGGGTTTTCTTTTACACAAAATGTTCGAACACGATTTTTATACGGTGGCGGTCTAACTATTGGTAACAAACACAACTTAGCTATAAATATTGGAGGCATTTCAGGTTACGTGGATAGATTAAGTAACGCATTTAACTTAGATAGTAAATATTCTGAAATCCCTGAAAAAACTAATGTGTCTTTAATTCAACATAAGCTTTTTGGATCCGTAGGATATTGTTTTATTTTCTAATAAAGTTAAACACATAATCTATATGCCAAATTAATCGTTCTTTGCTTCCTTTATCTAAGGCTCTTTGTCCTGACAGCATAGAAGTAAAGAAGCAATATGAGTTTAATTTAGGGTTTACAATTTTTCTAGTCCCTAGTTTTTCGTCAAATTCAAATTCGTAGCCCATCCATATATTTTTATTATTGTTCCTATCTGCTCCAAGTAATGTTCTTGCTTGAGTATTTGATACAACAATTACTTTAGGGTTTAAATATTCTAAGATAGATTTGGCTATATCTAGTTGTTCAACAATAAAATTTAACCCATCAGCAGACTTAAACAAAACATCTCTTATAAAAGCTTGTTCCGTTTCCTTAAATACTAATAAGTCTAAGTGTGCCCAAGTTAATTCTTTTTTGTAATCATCTTTTAGTATCCTTTGAATTTCTCCAAATGGCTTGAAATAGTAATGTCCTAAAGCTTGCTCTCTTGTATAAATACTAGAGTTTGTTGATTCACCATCATAAGATGGGTTTATTCCAACAAAAAGGATATCTACATCTTTAATTCCTTCATCAAACTGAAAAGTAAAACCGCGATCTAGCAAGTTTTTTTCATACTTTCTAGTACTTGTATTTATAGAACTGTTTTTATACTTGTCCCAAATATTTTGATAAGATTCTATTAAAGTTTGGCCTTTCATAATGATTCTTTTTTAGAATTAATTCGCAGATAAAATCAAGTATTTGATAAATAAAAAAATCAAATTCGGAACAAACTAAGAACTCTTTAATGCTTATTTTTAAGTAATTCTATCTTTTCAATATCTAAGCCTGTAATTTGAGCAATTAGGTCTACATCAAGGCCTTTCTTTAAAGCTTCGATCGCTATTTTTTGTTCCTTGTTTTTTAACTGTTTTGCCATTTTCTCCATTTTCTCCTTAATCTTATAAGGCGGCACATACTTTAAACTCAATAGTAATTCATCCATTAAGCCATCAACTTTAAAACTAAAATAAGTTTTTTCCGAAATAATCAAATGATCTAATACTGGAGTATTGACAATCAATCCTGTTTGAATTAATCGATCTGTAACATCTTTATCTTCTTTAGAAGGTATCAAATCTCCTGTAGGATGGTTATGACATAAAATAACCTTAGCAGCACGTTTTTGCAAAGCAAAACTAAAAACCTCCATAGGTTCTACAGTAACAGACTTAAAAGAACCTAAACTCACTAATTCAATGAATAAAATACGGTTGTTATTTTCTAACCCAATTACCCAAAAATGTTCGCGATTACGATCTATTAGCTGCTCTCTTAGAAAAATCTTTTGCATAACGCTATACAAATGATCTCCGTTAAGCACTTTTATTTTGTCTTCTTCGCTTAATTGTATATTCATGATTATAAAATAACTTTATTAATTTTTTTATCAGTTTCTTACCTACTAGTAAACATAAAGAAAGTTTTACTTTATTTCTAATAATTACTTAGCTATGTATCAAAAGAGTATTTTTATCGGCAAGAAAAAAAATTATTCTTTAATAATTTTTGATTTTCCAATCACATTACCATTTT is a genomic window containing:
- a CDS encoding SpoIID/LytB domain-containing protein, translating into MKFLTVIIILFLFVSNSYAEEVLAVGIYRNITIKRAVFSHEGFDYQLVADDTIPVQLVSETDKIVISRLGDQVKIAQNDIAIGVYNKISFYRTHPKGYFRIQTMSPSTKRRIYYGNLEVKVINGIFTFINHVPLEQYLIGVLESESGNYQSKEYYKVQAIISRTYALKHKNKFLHEGFMLTDLVNCQVYFGKFYQNPKMEEAIAETKGLVLVDSEMKYITAAFYSNSGGQTENSENVWNKPVSYLRSKKDPFSVGKNNYRWSKTINKKKWLSYLKEKYEYPIEDSIAREKVTHFNQKNRKKYLAGWESHILLTDIRKDWRLKSTYFSILDQGENIVLKGHGFGHGVGLSQEGAMNMVDLGYSYTDVLHFYYTNVYLIDDDRRLYYLLD
- the lpxB gene encoding lipid-A-disaccharide synthase — protein: MKFFIVSGEASGDLHGANLVKEIKKLSPDSTFTGWGGDLMAAQGVTIKKHYKELAFMGFLEVVKNIRTIFKNIKLCKQQIIEEQPDAIIFVDYPGFNLRIAKFAKAKGFKTLYYISPTVWAWKEKRIEKIKRDVDRLFVILPFEQEFYKERGCEVEFVGHPLIDAIEDFRENKALLSNDFYKKYHLNQQQIIALLPGSRKQEITKKLPIMMAVAHHYKDYQFVIAGAPGLEKSFYESVIGEHEIKIIFNDTYNLLNNAHAALVTSGTATLETALFNVPQVVCYQTSSISYHIAKRLVNIQYISLVNLILNREVVKELIQGELNEEQLGIAFEAILKGDFREQQLQAYQKLTALCGGVGASKNAAKGMLKVAKG
- the surE gene encoding 5'/3'-nucleotidase SurE; amino-acid sequence: MNNSQERPLILITNDDGFTAPGIMALVKAVEEFGEIMIVAPDSPQSGMGHAITINNPLRIHSTHYFGEHVAYNCSGTPVDCVKIGIYQLAKEKRKPDLILSGINHGSNVSTNVLYSGTMSAAIEGALSGIPSIGFSLLDYSLEADFSVAQHFVKKIVKDALDNPMKEGICLNVNIPKLPLEEIKGIKVGKQARAFWDDTFDERADPLKKNYYWLAGEFHNYDEGEDTDMWALDHQYVSVVPTQYDLTAYDCIQGLKEQLEK
- a CDS encoding DUF4139 domain-containing protein, which encodes MIHKLLFTIALLTSFNLLLAQETKTVDAKIDEVTVFLNGAEIKRKATVSVDKGTNELKFVDLSPYIQPNSIQVKANNKALTIVSVNHEINYLEKKNIAKSPKVQAINDSIENLEFKLQIRQSYERVYNEEKSLLLTNKKMGGANTGVDIEDLMDAADFYRERLANIETKLLDIKRNKKELNAAIARLKKQRSLYYNTVKNTGEITVNLTASQRASAKIELTFVVNRAGWVPFYDIRSNNLEEPVDLTYKGKVYQKTGNDWNNVKVRLSTGNPSNDNTQPQFSKWYLQYYTAYAKNNRYSGKRKKINAAYAPAPSYDKGQYLEEVEIEDDELDFEIASNSLANSTTVTESTVNTTFDIALPYTIKSDGKSNLIAIQEYELPVSYQYYTMPRKDHDAFLLSNIVGWGDYNLLAGDANIYFENTFVGESYLETAITNDTLSVSMGRDKSIIVTREKIKDFCKNSTLGGNKKSTRGYELTIRNNKSQAIEIEVIDQIPLSKIKEIEVELIENKKAEYDEKTGKLTWRLKIPANSTETVSFKFSVKYPKNQTINNL
- a CDS encoding T9SS type A sorting domain-containing protein; its protein translation is MLKLFFFFLLSLTTLTSLAQNCSTSAVTILDQSIKETSGLIFFNGKLVTHNDSGDSPNLYEIDTITGAVTRTVSITNASNVDWEDITQDDHYIYVGDFGNNNGNRTDLIIYRIAKADFNTQTNVTADSIVIQYADQTNFSAQPNANDYDCEAMIAYQDSLMLFSKNWLNEKTYLYTLPKTPGNYNLVKRDSFDTQGTITGATYNPNTNVILLIGYKSTTLSKYLWELAQFQGYNVLQGTNTKCNVSLTGSIQIEAIAVKGDFDYFISSEEISYAGITLDTYLSSYSYGGVSIDEKKKFSIELFPNPVDHYLNFIIRNISNTIKHKVKITNSMGQTIYENDAITTPHNSIDTSNFPKGVYFISVTSKENAITQSFIKN
- a CDS encoding septum formation initiator family protein, whose protein sequence is MNFLKKYLPYLKNKYLISIIVLLTVLLVIEDTNIFSLFELKSDLKKLREDNIQKEKDIENIKQKTLELTTNPEALEKFARENYKMKKKDEVIYLFVDKDSTELE
- a CDS encoding DUF4268 domain-containing protein → MYGKEEAIALRKLFWTSFGKYIGHNRTASGQKGKWLNYKTGVKDIYFRMDVDKRTAKVCIDIQQNDPGIRALFFEQFKEVKTVFEDITNTNEWIWLDNYTNSFNKDISRIYVEIDGVNLYNKETWNIIFPFLSKHLIALDEFWEEFKDLFKQLEK
- a CDS encoding GIY-YIG nuclease family protein, whose translation is MQEFVTYILYSNKFNKIYIGYSSSLINRFYSHNKLATKGYTIRYRPWVVIYVDFFEQKTKAIKHEKFLKSGKGRDWIKNTLIPKYQQLGFISALG
- a CDS encoding JAB domain-containing protein, which codes for MNIQLSEEDKIKVLNGDHLYSVMQKIFLREQLIDRNREHFWVIGLENNNRILFIELVSLGSFKSVTVEPMEVFSFALQKRAAKVILCHNHPTGDLIPSKEDKDVTDRLIQTGLIVNTPVLDHLIISEKTYFSFKVDGLMDELLLSLKYVPPYKIKEKMEKMAKQLKNKEQKIAIEALKKGLDVDLIAQITGLDIEKIELLKNKH